From Halobacteriovorax sp. HLS, the proteins below share one genomic window:
- a CDS encoding lipopolysaccharide assembly protein LapB produces MKSIWTKNLNSSFSSRHLRNFVYLSVISSLVSCSWVSSKRSLFGDEEPSAAESDSSKLQTVPKAQYEQLQLKYNQLVEQMKKSPAPTAQAEDLSSSQIPPEDLVEQLNKAKNSNELVETVDVFGKDGRVMARPKGLDSRPPAIVHNVTPKEIEDQIIKLERATLLLSQNKFDQSLTILKDLELSNVRQIRVRAKFQIGEMLFIQGEYDLSMQVFEEIIQKDAFSGLVLKTLGRLIVCSEKLKLQKKQQQYYSILHDFFESA; encoded by the coding sequence GTGAAAAGTATTTGGACCAAAAACTTAAATTCGAGTTTTTCTTCTCGGCATCTACGTAATTTTGTATATTTATCCGTCATAAGCTCACTTGTTTCTTGTTCTTGGGTTAGTAGTAAAAGAAGTTTGTTTGGAGATGAGGAGCCTAGTGCTGCAGAAAGTGATAGTTCTAAACTTCAAACGGTACCTAAAGCTCAGTATGAGCAGCTACAGCTAAAATATAACCAACTCGTTGAACAGATGAAGAAGTCTCCAGCTCCTACAGCGCAGGCAGAAGATCTAAGTTCTTCACAAATACCTCCTGAAGACCTAGTAGAGCAATTGAACAAGGCCAAGAATTCCAATGAACTTGTTGAGACAGTTGATGTGTTTGGAAAAGATGGGCGAGTTATGGCAAGACCAAAAGGGCTTGATTCGAGACCTCCTGCAATTGTCCATAATGTCACACCTAAAGAAATTGAAGATCAAATTATTAAGTTAGAAAGGGCAACATTATTACTTTCACAAAATAAATTTGATCAGTCGCTTACAATTTTAAAAGATCTAGAGCTTTCAAATGTTAGACAAATAAGAGTAAGAGCAAAGTTTCAAATTGGAGAAATGCTATTTATCCAAGGTGAATATGATCTGTCTATGCAAGTGTTTGAAGAAATAATTCAAAAGGATGCATTTTCTGGTTTAGTTCTTAAAACTCTAGGGCGTCTTATTGTTTGTAGTGAAAAACTTAAGCTTCAAAAGAAGCAGCAGCAATACTACTCAATACTTCACGATTTCTTTGAGTCAGCTTAA
- the bcp gene encoding thioredoxin-dependent thiol peroxidase: MSFPKIGNNAPAFTMLNQSGEKVSLKDFKGKKNVVLYFYPKAMTPGCTVQAAGVRDHKKQFEKLDTVVLGVSPDEEKRLVKFIERDDLNFDLLSDPEHKFAEKYGCWGLKKFMGKEYMGIMRTTFIIGKNGKLINVMDKFKTKTHHEDVLNWLKENL; encoded by the coding sequence ATGAGCTTTCCAAAAATAGGAAATAATGCACCGGCATTTACGATGTTAAACCAAAGTGGTGAAAAGGTTTCTTTAAAGGACTTTAAAGGTAAAAAAAATGTTGTCCTCTATTTTTATCCAAAGGCGATGACGCCAGGTTGTACTGTACAAGCGGCCGGTGTTCGTGATCATAAAAAGCAATTTGAGAAATTAGATACTGTAGTACTAGGTGTTTCTCCAGATGAAGAAAAACGTCTTGTTAAGTTCATTGAAAGGGACGATCTAAATTTCGATCTCTTATCTGATCCTGAGCACAAATTTGCTGAGAAGTATGGTTGTTGGGGCCTTAAGAAATTTATGGGTAAAGAGTATATGGGGATCATGAGAACAACATTCATTATTGGTAAGAATGGAAAACTGATCAATGTTATGGATAAGTTTAAAACTAAGACTCACCATGAAGATGTTTTGAATTGGCTTAAAGAAAACCTGTAA
- a CDS encoding M48 family metallopeptidase, with protein sequence MQTAEMVTKAFLFFLFTKSLIESYLDNRNRKNILANRNKVPEKFETQITLEEHQKAADYSIAKIQVAKVFNFIELVVLLIWTLGGGIQALDVFARTLALSEIMTSVAFFAIYLLISMLLSLPQSIYSTFVLEEKFGFNKTTPKTFIVDNIKGIILGAVIGMPILYGILWMMNALGQYWWAYAWAFLTIVQFVIIWAYPRFIAPLFNKFSELEEGDVKEKVNILLEKTGFESNGLFVMDASIRSSHGNAYFTGFGKNKRIVFFDTLIKNLTPDEVVAVLAHELGHFKRKHIIKGLVKGIVFSFIGFAILGFLASWAPFFKGHGVLTTSTHSALLLFMMVAGVYTYWLIPLNAMTSRKYEFEADEFASQYSSARDLITALVKLYKHNASTLTPDEAYSKFYHSHPPALIRVQHLESL encoded by the coding sequence ATGCAAACAGCGGAAATGGTCACAAAGGCCTTCCTTTTCTTTCTTTTTACTAAATCACTCATTGAGTCTTATCTAGATAATAGAAACAGAAAGAATATTCTGGCAAATAGAAATAAAGTTCCAGAGAAATTCGAAACTCAAATTACTTTAGAGGAGCACCAAAAAGCGGCTGATTACTCTATTGCTAAAATTCAAGTAGCCAAAGTTTTTAACTTTATAGAATTAGTTGTTCTCCTTATCTGGACACTTGGAGGCGGTATCCAAGCGTTGGATGTTTTTGCAAGAACTTTAGCTTTAAGCGAAATTATGACTAGTGTTGCTTTCTTCGCAATCTATTTACTTATAAGCATGTTGCTAAGCCTACCTCAATCAATTTATTCAACATTTGTACTAGAAGAAAAGTTTGGGTTTAATAAAACAACACCAAAAACTTTCATTGTAGATAACATCAAAGGTATTATTCTAGGAGCAGTTATAGGAATGCCAATTCTTTATGGAATCCTCTGGATGATGAATGCTCTAGGACAATACTGGTGGGCATATGCATGGGCATTCTTAACTATTGTTCAATTTGTTATTATCTGGGCATACCCACGTTTTATAGCTCCACTATTTAATAAGTTTTCAGAGCTTGAAGAAGGAGATGTTAAAGAAAAGGTAAATATCTTACTTGAAAAAACTGGCTTTGAAAGTAATGGCCTATTTGTGATGGATGCAAGTATCAGAAGTAGTCATGGTAACGCTTACTTTACTGGCTTTGGTAAGAATAAGAGGATTGTTTTCTTTGACACTCTAATAAAGAACCTTACCCCTGATGAAGTTGTGGCCGTGCTTGCTCACGAACTCGGACACTTCAAAAGAAAGCATATTATTAAAGGATTAGTTAAAGGTATTGTTTTCAGTTTCATAGGATTTGCGATCTTAGGTTTTCTTGCTTCTTGGGCACCTTTTTTCAAAGGCCACGGTGTGCTTACAACTAGTACTCACTCGGCATTACTATTATTTATGATGGTGGCTGGAGTCTACACATATTGGCTCATCCCTCTTAATGCAATGACATCTAGAAAGTATGAATTCGAAGCAGATGAGTTTGCTAGTCAATACTCAAGTGCGCGTGACCTAATAACCGCACTTGTAAAACTTTATAAGCACAACGCCAGTACGCTAACTCCGGATGAGGCGTATAGTAAATTCTATCACTCTCACCCTCCAGCATTAATCAGAGTTCAGCATCTAGAATCTCTTTAA
- a CDS encoding LysM peptidoglycan-binding domain-containing protein — translation MLKKLIILLLLCSSAGAEDIDSLELMDATDSKILMEEVASPSKALDLSELEEVDDLESLKEDIGESLFSEEEDKSKSKTVQKKKKSPVAPQLFDEEPEIIVKEKVNVINEPKKMVEDDSKGPVIFDVGAEEQQILELSKFVETKIADKEWDEISTGSQLEKYVVQEGDWLWKISQKLFGSGFYYSKIWSLNPHITNPHEIEPGMVLAFDTGSSDELPKIEVSSFVEEDLTTDSPDKPKQLDFTAFGENVEPDWIKERNKLIKEGVYFQYASVETYQDLFDIGNLQLRNEYKKYDPPVPDIVIQEPGEQYDSSGFDKTSKISFEVKEGFYLNTFITTNVVQDLGEIEASQKEAIFVQKFDKIYVNFDKSVKVKPGDKFSIYSAAGKSEHAISDRKGFKYYISGQIKALRKINNLWECEIFDLSGLVSRKDRITVYTPKINKIVKTFNKRNIEAAIVDSFRDTLNGISFGDVVYLDRGRADGVELGNVFELYSFKDYGTERKITPDPTYKIGEAVVISLTDNFATVLVSNSKKDIPIATLALSKTQEEAARVSMLDKGAKLKDVSALEAKVLDELDVELNLDNISEDLLNAADKVQLTDDELEELERQEREKSIIKDHEKDLLELERLEAEIVESETALNESRVDEDKFLEQQNLNTVEGQQASQDPNAFESLNDIENEFGVKYMDEDINSKENPYGLTEFDLEEIDELLNSESL, via the coding sequence TTGCTAAAAAAACTCATTATTCTACTACTTCTTTGTAGCTCTGCTGGGGCAGAGGATATTGACAGTTTAGAACTTATGGATGCAACTGATTCTAAAATATTAATGGAAGAGGTTGCTTCTCCGAGTAAGGCCTTAGATTTATCTGAACTTGAAGAAGTTGATGATCTTGAATCTTTAAAAGAAGACATTGGAGAGAGTTTATTTTCTGAAGAAGAAGATAAATCTAAAAGTAAAACTGTTCAAAAGAAAAAAAAATCTCCAGTAGCACCTCAGCTTTTTGATGAAGAGCCTGAAATCATAGTTAAAGAAAAAGTGAATGTTATTAACGAACCCAAAAAAATGGTTGAAGATGATAGTAAAGGGCCTGTTATATTTGACGTAGGGGCTGAGGAACAACAAATCTTAGAGCTTTCTAAGTTTGTTGAGACTAAAATTGCTGATAAAGAGTGGGATGAAATTTCAACCGGATCTCAACTTGAAAAATATGTCGTTCAAGAGGGAGACTGGCTATGGAAGATCTCTCAAAAATTATTCGGCTCTGGTTTCTATTACTCAAAAATATGGTCTCTTAACCCTCATATAACAAACCCACATGAGATTGAACCAGGTATGGTTCTTGCCTTTGATACAGGTTCATCTGATGAGCTTCCTAAGATTGAAGTAAGTAGTTTTGTAGAAGAGGATCTTACAACGGATAGTCCTGATAAGCCAAAGCAATTAGACTTTACTGCATTTGGTGAAAATGTAGAACCTGATTGGATTAAAGAGCGAAATAAATTAATTAAAGAAGGTGTTTATTTTCAATATGCTTCAGTTGAAACATATCAGGACTTATTTGACATAGGAAATTTACAACTAAGAAATGAATATAAAAAGTATGATCCACCTGTTCCAGATATAGTTATTCAAGAGCCAGGTGAGCAGTACGATAGCTCAGGCTTTGATAAAACTTCAAAAATATCTTTCGAAGTTAAAGAAGGGTTCTACTTAAATACTTTTATTACAACTAACGTCGTACAAGACTTAGGTGAAATTGAAGCGTCTCAAAAAGAGGCCATCTTTGTTCAAAAATTTGATAAAATATATGTCAACTTTGATAAGTCTGTAAAAGTTAAACCAGGTGATAAGTTTTCTATTTATTCTGCCGCAGGTAAGAGTGAACATGCTATTTCAGATCGAAAAGGTTTTAAGTACTATATCTCTGGTCAAATTAAAGCACTTCGAAAGATAAATAATCTTTGGGAATGTGAAATTTTCGACCTTTCAGGTCTCGTTTCTAGAAAAGATAGAATTACAGTTTATACGCCAAAGATAAATAAGATTGTTAAAACTTTTAATAAAAGAAATATCGAAGCTGCTATAGTCGATTCTTTTAGAGATACTCTAAATGGAATATCATTTGGTGATGTGGTCTACTTAGATAGAGGCCGTGCTGATGGAGTTGAACTAGGAAATGTTTTTGAGCTATATTCATTTAAGGATTATGGTACAGAGAGAAAAATTACTCCTGATCCTACTTACAAGATAGGTGAGGCGGTCGTTATTTCTCTTACAGATAACTTTGCAACAGTTCTTGTTTCAAATAGTAAGAAAGATATTCCAATTGCCACGCTGGCCCTATCTAAGACACAAGAAGAAGCCGCAAGAGTTTCAATGCTTGATAAGGGTGCAAAGCTTAAAGATGTAAGTGCGTTAGAGGCGAAGGTCTTAGATGAGCTTGATGTAGAACTAAATCTTGATAATATTTCAGAGGATCTACTTAATGCTGCTGACAAGGTGCAGCTTACAGATGATGAACTCGAAGAGTTAGAAAGACAAGAAAGAGAAAAATCCATTATCAAGGATCATGAAAAAGATCTTCTTGAATTAGAGCGTCTAGAAGCTGAGATAGTTGAGTCTGAGACCGCATTAAATGAATCAAGAGTTGATGAAGATAAGTTCTTGGAGCAGCAAAATCTAAATACTGTAGAGGGTCAACAAGCTAGTCAGGATCCTAACGCGTTCGAGTCATTAAATGATATTGAAAATGAGTTCGGAGTAAAGTATATGGATGAAGACATTAATTCTAAAGAAAATCCTTATGGTCTTACCGAATTTGATCTTGAGGAGATTGACGAGTTGTTGAACTCTGAATCATTATAG
- a CDS encoding ABC transporter ATP-binding protein translates to MKSKDTPLSRLLSYMQAKRRDVLLASSYSILNKVFDIAPPLLIGMTVDVVVKGKKSFVAKFGFEDMMSQIFAIAVLTVIVWVLESFFEYLLKIKWRNLAQEVQSNLRLDTYEHVQKIELSYFENKSTGNLISILNDDVNQLERFLDDGANSLIQVATTVVSIGIIFFYFSPVIAALSFVPVPIVLLGSYYFQKKIEKKYINVRSQAGLLSSVLNNNLQGISTIKSYCAEKFELNRIRQESMKYAESNAQAIKISSMFSPLIRMVILCGFLVTMIVGAYYVENKTLEIGSYSVLIFLTQRLLWPLTSLGQTYDLYQRAMASVVRIFDLMETPLGIVDGEVSLDNVKGDISFRDLSFSYEAGHSVLDGISIDVPAGETAAIVGATGSGKSTLVKLLLRFYDINSGEIVIDDIDLRHITQENLRNNISYVGQDNYLFHGTVKENIAYAQSSTSMEAIINASKMAEAHDFIMALPNGYDTIVGERGQKLSGGQRQRISIARAVLKDSPIFIFDEATSAVDNETEAAIQRSLDRITSSKTTLVIAHRLSTIRNAHRIYVLDQGRVVESGTHQELLDKAGIYNGLWNVQTGLS, encoded by the coding sequence GTGAAGAGCAAAGACACGCCCTTAAGTAGACTTTTAAGTTATATGCAGGCAAAGCGTAGAGATGTTTTGCTTGCGAGTTCTTATTCTATATTAAATAAGGTTTTCGATATAGCCCCTCCTTTACTAATAGGAATGACAGTGGATGTCGTTGTTAAGGGGAAGAAGTCATTTGTTGCAAAATTTGGCTTTGAAGATATGATGTCTCAAATCTTTGCGATAGCAGTGCTTACGGTCATTGTTTGGGTGTTAGAGTCTTTTTTTGAGTACTTATTAAAGATTAAATGGAGAAACTTGGCCCAGGAAGTACAAAGTAATCTGAGGCTTGATACTTATGAACATGTTCAAAAAATTGAGCTGAGTTATTTTGAAAACAAAAGTACAGGAAACTTAATCTCTATTCTTAACGATGATGTTAATCAGTTAGAGAGATTTTTAGATGATGGTGCAAACTCGCTCATCCAGGTAGCTACAACAGTAGTAAGTATTGGAATAATATTTTTCTACTTTTCTCCCGTAATTGCAGCTCTTTCTTTTGTTCCCGTTCCAATCGTTCTACTCGGTTCATATTACTTTCAAAAGAAAATAGAGAAGAAATATATTAATGTAAGATCTCAGGCTGGTCTTCTAAGTAGTGTTCTAAATAATAACCTTCAAGGTATTTCTACGATCAAGAGTTACTGCGCAGAGAAATTTGAACTGAATAGAATTAGACAAGAGAGTATGAAGTACGCAGAGTCTAATGCTCAGGCCATTAAAATTAGCTCAATGTTCTCTCCTCTTATTAGGATGGTGATCCTTTGTGGTTTCCTTGTAACCATGATTGTGGGAGCTTACTATGTTGAAAATAAGACTTTAGAAATCGGTTCTTATAGTGTTTTGATTTTTCTTACTCAAAGACTGCTTTGGCCGCTTACTTCTCTTGGGCAAACTTATGACCTATACCAAAGAGCTATGGCATCTGTTGTGAGAATATTTGATCTTATGGAGACTCCATTAGGAATAGTAGATGGAGAAGTATCGCTAGATAATGTTAAAGGAGATATTTCTTTTAGAGACCTTTCTTTTAGTTATGAAGCTGGCCATAGCGTATTAGACGGTATTTCTATTGATGTTCCTGCTGGGGAAACTGCTGCAATTGTTGGTGCAACAGGATCTGGGAAAAGTACGCTCGTTAAATTACTGCTAAGGTTTTATGATATTAATTCAGGGGAAATTGTAATTGATGATATTGATCTAAGGCATATAACTCAGGAAAATTTGAGAAATAATATATCTTATGTAGGACAAGATAATTACCTTTTTCATGGAACGGTTAAAGAGAATATAGCCTATGCTCAAAGTTCTACTAGTATGGAAGCTATCATAAATGCTTCTAAAATGGCCGAAGCACATGACTTTATTATGGCCTTGCCTAATGGCTATGACACAATTGTAGGTGAGAGAGGGCAGAAATTATCTGGTGGCCAAAGACAGAGAATTTCAATTGCTAGAGCAGTGTTGAAAGATTCTCCGATTTTTATTTTTGATGAAGCAACTTCAGCTGTCGACAATGAGACTGAAGCAGCTATTCAAAGATCTCTTGATAGAATCACTTCATCCAAAACCACTCTTGTTATTGCTCACCGTTTATCTACTATTCGAAATGCTCATCGTATTTATGTTCTTGATCAAGGAAGAGTTGTCGAGTCTGGAACACATCAAGAGCTTTTAGATAAGGCAGGAATTTATAATGGTCTTTGGAATGTTCAAACGGGACTAAGTTAA
- a CDS encoding hydroxyacylglutathione hydrolase → MYVHQLYTKSPLRNFSYLVEAANGKAICIDPFDAEQMIEFADSLNLEIDTIINTHEHPDHICGNPGIVKKLGAKVFAHYNAEGKIPGIDRLLTKDEDIAVKGGVLKVMDTPGHTFAHLCLKYIQNDQVVAVFSGDTMFNAGIGHCRLGGEPETFYHTISTQFQNLGDDVILYPGHDYILNNLGFTIDREPSNTCACEMLENLKNVDTTKLTTNMKIEREINTFLRLDSKEIVSGLSGNVSSDKQVFLRLRELRNNW, encoded by the coding sequence ATGTATGTCCATCAACTCTATACAAAAAGTCCACTTCGCAACTTCTCTTATTTAGTTGAGGCCGCAAATGGTAAGGCCATCTGTATTGATCCATTTGATGCTGAGCAAATGATTGAATTTGCCGATTCTTTAAACCTAGAAATCGATACTATTATAAATACTCACGAACATCCAGATCATATTTGTGGAAACCCAGGAATTGTCAAAAAGTTAGGGGCCAAGGTCTTTGCTCATTATAACGCAGAGGGGAAGATTCCTGGGATAGATAGATTGTTAACAAAAGATGAAGACATCGCCGTAAAGGGTGGGGTTTTAAAGGTGATGGACACTCCTGGACATACTTTTGCTCACCTTTGCCTTAAGTACATTCAGAATGATCAAGTGGTCGCTGTTTTTTCAGGGGATACCATGTTTAATGCTGGAATAGGGCACTGTCGCTTAGGTGGTGAACCTGAAACTTTCTATCATACGATCTCAACACAGTTTCAGAATTTAGGAGATGACGTCATCCTTTATCCAGGACATGACTATATCCTAAATAATCTCGGCTTCACTATTGATCGAGAGCCTAGTAATACATGCGCCTGTGAAATGTTAGAAAACTTAAAAAACGTAGATACAACTAAATTAACGACGAATATGAAAATAGAAAGAGAAATTAATACTTTTCTTAGACTAGACAGTAAAGAAATTGTCAGTGGATTGAGTGGTAATGTAAGCTCAGATAAACAAGTATTTTTAAGATTAAGAGAGTTGCGTAATAATTGGTAA
- a CDS encoding response regulator encodes MTTSLSKRLFTPLTLVIVFTCLSIWIAARYNVNSFIKETSSTELNNINQIQEKLLKKSLNATYEMLYLFAKNPIFIKSLEDSFIGESAKITASNEIQNILKIDPSYYSIHILNKDEVHRMNSLKYTLINDRIEKSEIILKDSKHYFSLRTPLKYLDDEVGYIILTLSLEHFLKESFSTITSASNYSFKINSFSNSEVIKSRNFKKTTFYERKESEVLDIIYENYATNILAIELSSSLFRITIFIALLSSIILFLSIYLVLQKYILTPMVKISKAANIFEKNKINDLVIDDSSLEFNQLTTQLYKMKNIIIQSFDNIEQSNQKLEETVKLRTRDLEISLLKEKRSAQAKTDFLANMSHELRTPLNSIIGFSQILKDENINEECDQYIFDINESARFLKSLINDILDLTKIESGQIVLNKELIPINDLIHSIQSIVKIKLDSKTSNIEYDLSPQLPPALNIDFYKLVQVLINLISNSVKFSSKQKVPKIKVSIFKKENYENRLYFSVEDNGKGVDVSRSDFLFNSFQQEDISLVKEFQGTGLGLYIAKKIILYMQGDIYFLKKETEGALVEFYISHNAEEIAEDDANEKLNLNSEQYRTLVVEDNKINQRLILSALKKMNITDIEIADNGLIALEKTKQKDFDLIFMDLQMPKMDGLTATSKIKAFYEVRKNRKEPIIIALTANAFKEDEIACYKVGMSYYLTKPLDFKKLKKILIEIDYKVKKAS; translated from the coding sequence ATGACAACATCTTTAAGTAAGAGACTATTTACACCGCTTACACTAGTCATAGTGTTCACATGTTTATCCATATGGATTGCTGCAAGATATAATGTAAATAGCTTTATTAAAGAAACTTCATCTACTGAACTAAATAATATTAATCAAATACAAGAAAAGCTACTTAAGAAATCATTAAATGCGACCTATGAGATGCTATATCTCTTTGCTAAAAACCCTATCTTTATAAAATCACTTGAGGACTCATTTATTGGAGAGAGCGCAAAGATAACAGCGTCTAATGAAATTCAAAATATACTAAAGATTGATCCGTCGTACTACTCAATACATATTCTAAATAAAGATGAAGTTCACAGAATGAATTCTCTTAAGTACACATTAATCAACGACAGAATTGAAAAAAGTGAAATAATCCTTAAGGACTCAAAACACTACTTTTCACTAAGAACACCTCTTAAATACCTTGACGATGAAGTCGGATATATTATTCTAACTCTTTCACTTGAGCATTTTCTAAAAGAGAGTTTCTCCACTATTACTTCAGCTAGCAACTACTCATTTAAAATCAATTCATTCTCTAACTCAGAAGTAATAAAGTCTCGCAACTTCAAGAAAACAACATTCTACGAAAGAAAAGAAAGTGAAGTATTAGATATAATCTATGAAAACTATGCCACTAACATTCTAGCAATAGAGCTATCTTCTTCTCTCTTTAGAATAACGATATTCATTGCTCTTTTATCATCAATCATATTATTTCTAAGCATATATCTAGTGTTACAAAAGTATATATTAACTCCAATGGTAAAAATATCTAAGGCCGCAAATATTTTTGAAAAAAACAAAATAAATGATTTAGTAATAGATGACTCGAGTCTTGAATTTAATCAATTAACAACTCAACTCTATAAGATGAAAAATATTATCATTCAAAGTTTTGATAATATTGAACAAAGTAATCAAAAACTAGAAGAAACAGTAAAGCTTAGAACAAGGGATCTTGAAATATCTCTACTAAAAGAGAAGAGGTCGGCTCAAGCAAAAACTGATTTTCTAGCAAATATGAGTCACGAACTTAGGACTCCACTCAATAGTATCATTGGTTTTTCTCAAATTTTAAAAGATGAAAATATAAATGAAGAATGCGATCAATACATCTTTGATATAAATGAATCTGCTCGTTTCCTTAAGTCATTAATAAACGATATTTTAGATCTCACAAAAATAGAATCAGGACAGATTGTCTTAAATAAAGAGCTCATTCCTATTAATGACCTGATTCATTCGATACAAAGTATTGTAAAGATCAAACTTGATTCTAAAACATCAAATATTGAGTATGATCTATCTCCTCAGCTACCACCAGCTTTGAATATTGATTTTTACAAGCTCGTTCAAGTGCTTATCAACTTAATTTCCAATAGTGTGAAGTTCTCCTCAAAGCAAAAAGTTCCCAAAATAAAAGTTTCAATTTTTAAAAAAGAAAATTACGAGAATCGTTTGTATTTTTCGGTCGAAGATAATGGAAAAGGAGTTGATGTCAGTAGATCAGACTTCTTATTTAATTCCTTTCAACAAGAAGATATTTCACTTGTAAAGGAGTTTCAAGGGACTGGGCTAGGTCTCTACATTGCGAAGAAAATTATTCTCTACATGCAAGGAGATATTTATTTTTTAAAGAAAGAAACAGAAGGAGCCCTCGTTGAGTTCTATATTTCTCACAACGCGGAGGAAATAGCTGAAGACGATGCGAATGAAAAGCTCAACCTTAATAGCGAGCAATACAGGACATTAGTCGTTGAAGACAATAAGATTAATCAAAGACTTATTCTCTCAGCTTTAAAAAAAATGAATATTACAGATATTGAAATCGCAGATAATGGACTGATTGCTCTAGAAAAAACTAAGCAAAAAGACTTCGATTTAATTTTCATGGATTTACAAATGCCTAAAATGGACGGGCTAACAGCTACAAGTAAGATAAAAGCATTCTATGAAGTACGTAAAAACAGAAAAGAGCCCATTATTATAGCTCTTACAGCAAATGCGTTTAAAGAAGATGAAATCGCATGTTATAAGGTAGGAATGAGCTACTACCTAACTAAACCTCTCGATTTCAAGAAATTAAAGAAAATTCTTATCGAAATAGACTATAAAGTAAAAAAAGCTTCTTAA
- a CDS encoding ABC transporter substrate-binding protein, with product MFKILIVLVFVSNNSLAKSIGIGVAWEGKSGMAQRVYSSFLDGLGEKKNKFNFEEAIELKSIEELNEKITEFEKSKKAVLLFRSSSFKRVSKKAISIPTFLGAGNNPIALGATDSMTKPSRNATGVTYYIPLKNHFKIFKSIFSQMKRIALFTEDGHPGAEVEIKETEQECIRYELECDFYSFKTDKELFTKTKSLKLKYDFIVLGAEDLIIRNTKKIISLALNTPVLSYSAKPVKDGALIGFVASDDILGRKLAQSFLEHFEKNKSISEIPFKVDDKPQFQINATTAKKLKVVIPFVILNASKIVK from the coding sequence ATGTTTAAAATCTTGATAGTTTTAGTTTTTGTAAGTAACAATTCTTTAGCAAAATCCATCGGTATTGGAGTGGCCTGGGAGGGAAAGTCCGGTATGGCCCAAAGAGTTTACTCAAGCTTCTTGGATGGACTTGGTGAAAAGAAAAACAAGTTTAATTTCGAAGAGGCTATTGAACTTAAATCTATTGAAGAGTTAAATGAAAAAATCACTGAATTTGAAAAAAGTAAAAAAGCAGTACTACTATTTAGATCAAGTTCTTTTAAAAGAGTTTCAAAAAAAGCAATTAGTATCCCAACTTTCCTAGGTGCGGGAAATAATCCTATTGCTCTAGGAGCTACTGATTCGATGACTAAACCGAGCCGAAATGCGACAGGAGTAACTTACTATATACCCTTAAAAAATCATTTCAAAATTTTCAAATCTATCTTTTCGCAAATGAAGAGGATTGCTTTATTTACTGAGGATGGACACCCTGGAGCGGAAGTTGAAATTAAAGAAACAGAGCAAGAATGTATACGTTATGAGCTTGAATGTGACTTCTATAGTTTTAAGACTGATAAGGAGTTATTTACGAAGACGAAGTCTTTAAAACTTAAATATGACTTTATTGTTCTAGGGGCTGAGGATTTGATTATTAGAAATACAAAAAAAATCATTTCATTGGCATTAAATACTCCTGTCTTATCTTATTCTGCTAAACCTGTAAAAGATGGAGCACTAATAGGGTTTGTTGCAAGCGATGATATTCTCGGTCGAAAGTTAGCGCAGTCCTTTTTAGAGCATTTTGAAAAAAACAAAAGTATTAGTGAGATACCATTCAAGGTAGATGATAAGCCGCAGTTTCAGATCAATGCTACTACGGCCAAAAAATTAAAAGTTGTCATTCCATTTGTTATTTTAAATGCTTCTAAAATTGTAAAATAG
- a CDS encoding methylated-DNA--[protein]-cysteine S-methyltransferase: MDAILKTKMGKYYIQFSDNGLSLLSFDIPSKCINDGEKTIFAKDVQKQLDEYFTGKRKKFELLLDLKGTSFQMKVWKELSKISYGKTLSYGDISKKINLPKGARAIGGANNKNPLPIIIPCHRVIQSDGKLGGYAGGLVLKQQLLDLEQKNI; the protein is encoded by the coding sequence ATGGATGCAATCCTTAAAACTAAAATGGGTAAGTACTATATTCAATTTTCTGATAATGGTCTCAGTTTACTCTCGTTTGATATTCCTAGTAAATGTATAAACGATGGAGAGAAAACAATCTTTGCTAAAGATGTTCAAAAACAACTAGACGAGTATTTCACTGGAAAGAGAAAGAAGTTTGAACTGCTGCTAGATTTAAAAGGAACCAGTTTTCAAATGAAAGTTTGGAAGGAGCTATCAAAAATTTCTTATGGTAAAACTCTAAGCTATGGAGATATATCTAAGAAAATTAATCTTCCAAAAGGGGCCAGAGCTATTGGTGGTGCTAATAATAAGAATCCTCTACCAATTATCATTCCCTGTCATAGAGTGATTCAAAGTGATGGAAAATTAGGAGGTTACGCTGGAGGACTTGTTCTAAAGCAACAATTATTAGATCTCGAACAGAAGAATATCTAA